The following are encoded in a window of Pygocentrus nattereri isolate fPygNat1 chromosome 5, fPygNat1.pri, whole genome shotgun sequence genomic DNA:
- the chst3a gene encoding carbohydrate sulfotransferase 3a — translation MRNKYAILVICIVALVIIEKENNIISRVSEKLTLKQTTQTAEPPSFYNGSSAPVVMDYDGEMSEENATWLLEPDQGGHKHILLLAATRTGSSFVGEFFNQLGSNMFYLFEPLWHVERMLSQDMDIPNATVSSLAYRDVLLSLFLCDFTLLERFISPSPQEHITPALFRRESSMALCEEQVCTPVVKDVFERYHCKTRRCGPLNLTLATMACFSKKYRAIKSVRVRQLETLRLLVEDPRLDIKVIQLVRDPRAILASRMVAFSSKYQTWKSWAINGEVPIEDEEVKRLQGNCHQIRMSAELGLSRPDWLENRYMLVRYEDIARYPMQKAAEMYRFTGIPFTSQAREWILKNTHASEITSGVYSTQKNSSEQVEKWRFSIPFNLVQVVQDVCGPTMELFGYKFADSEQTLVNKSVSLLEEKQFTFS, via the exons ATGAGGAACAAATATGCTATCCTGGTCATCTGTATTGTGGCACTCGTTATCATTGAAAAGGAAAACAATATCATATCGAG GGTCTCTGAAAAGCTCACACTCAAGCAGACAACACAGACTGCAGAGCCTCCATCATTCTACAATGGCTCCAGCGCACCTGTTGTCATGGACTATGATGGTGAAATGAGTGAAGAGAATGCCACGTGGCTTTTAGAGCCCGATCAGGGTGGTCATAAGCACATCCTCTTGTTGGCCGCCACACGTACTGGCTCTTCCTTTGTGGGTGAGTTCTTCAACCAGTTGGGGTCCAATATGTTCTACCTCTTCGAGCCACTATGGCATGTTGAGAGGATGCTGTCACAGGACATGGACATCCCTAATGCCACAGTTTCATCTTTGGCCTACAGGGATGTGCTGCTGAGCCTCTTTTTGTGTGATTTCACTTTGCTGGAGCGCTTCATCAGCCCATCTCCACAGGAGCACATAACCCCAGCCCTGTTCCGCAGAGAGTCCAGCATGGCCCTGTGTGAGGAGCAAGTCTGCACACCagttgtaaaggatgtgtttgAGAGATATCACTGCAAAACACGTCGTTGTGGACCTCTCAACCTGACCTTAGCCACTATGGCCTGCTTTAGTAAGAAATACAGAGCAATCAAATCAGTAAGGGTCCGGCAGCTGGAGACACTTCGCTTACTAGTAGAAGACCCCAGACTGGACATCAAGGTCATACAGTTGGTAAGAGACCCACGTGCTATTCTGGCCTCTAGGATGGTTGCCTTCTCTAGTAAGTACCAAACCTGGAAGAGCTGGGCAATAAATGGAGAGGTGCCCATAGAAGATGAAGAGGTGAAACGACTCCAAGGGAACTGTCATCAAATCCGCATGTCTGCCGAGCTCGGCCTGAGCCGACCGGACTGGTTAGAGAATCGCTACATGCTAGTGCGCTATGAAGACATTGCCAGGTATCCCATGCAGAAAGCAGCTGAGATGTACAGGTTCACTGGGATTCCCTTCACATCGCAGGCCAGGGAGTGGATCCTTAAGAACACACATGCATCTGAGATTACCAGTGGAGTATACTCTACGCAGAAGAACTCTTCTGAACAAGTGGAAAAGTGGCGCTTCAGTATACCTTTCAACTTGGTACAAGTTGTACAAGACGTTTGTGGACCAACAATGGAACTGTTTGGTTATAAGTTTGCTGATAGTGAACAGACACTGGTTAATAAGTCTGTTAGCTTGcttgaagaaaaacagtttacTTTTTCATAA